A window from Candidatus Binatia bacterium encodes these proteins:
- a CDS encoding Glu/Leu/Phe/Val dehydrogenase, which yields MESQWRKLGDELGPAKVVLIREPEVGLEGFVVVDNVACGPAIGGIRMAPDITVEEVARLARAMTYKNAAAGLPHGGGKAGIIGDPKMDSAAKQQVVRALGRAIRNLVEYIPGPDMGLDETCMAYLHDEIGRAVGLPRVLGGIPLDAIGATGFGLAVCAEVAQEFAGIQLKGARVVVQGFGAVGRHAARFLAERGATLVAAADSGGAVVNPKGLDLPALLAFKAGHRTVREFPGGQPAPPEELVAVDCEIWIPAARPDVLDATNAKRLRAKLLLQGANIPATPEAEVMLHTAGVLSVPDFIANAGGVICAAVEYHGGTQAQAFAAIQEKIADNTRSVLEQAHDQHVLPRTAAVDLARTRVKEAMGYRRRGSSRS from the coding sequence ATGGAATCCCAGTGGCGCAAGCTCGGTGACGAGTTGGGTCCGGCGAAGGTGGTCCTGATTCGCGAACCGGAAGTGGGGCTGGAAGGCTTTGTCGTGGTCGACAACGTGGCGTGCGGGCCGGCGATCGGCGGGATTCGCATGGCGCCGGATATCACTGTCGAAGAGGTCGCTCGTCTGGCTCGGGCCATGACCTACAAGAACGCCGCCGCGGGCCTGCCGCACGGGGGCGGCAAAGCCGGCATCATCGGCGACCCGAAGATGGACAGCGCCGCCAAGCAGCAGGTGGTGCGCGCCCTCGGGCGCGCTATCCGCAATTTGGTTGAGTACATCCCGGGCCCGGACATGGGCCTCGATGAAACCTGCATGGCGTACTTGCACGATGAGATCGGCCGCGCCGTGGGTCTGCCGCGCGTGCTCGGGGGCATCCCACTGGATGCGATCGGGGCCACCGGTTTCGGCTTGGCAGTGTGCGCCGAGGTGGCACAGGAGTTCGCGGGTATCCAGCTGAAGGGTGCCCGCGTCGTCGTCCAGGGCTTCGGCGCAGTCGGGCGCCATGCGGCGCGCTTTCTCGCTGAGCGAGGAGCCACGCTGGTTGCAGCGGCAGACAGTGGGGGCGCCGTGGTCAATCCGAAGGGACTCGATCTGCCAGCGCTGCTGGCGTTCAAAGCCGGGCATCGCACGGTGCGCGAGTTCCCCGGCGGGCAGCCGGCGCCCCCGGAGGAACTCGTGGCAGTGGACTGCGAGATCTGGATTCCAGCAGCCCGCCCGGACGTCCTGGATGCCACCAACGCCAAGCGGCTGCGCGCCAAGCTCCTCCTGCAAGGCGCAAACATTCCTGCCACGCCGGAAGCCGAGGTGATGCTGCACACTGCAGGCGTGCTGTCGGTGCCGGACTTCATCGCCAACGCCGGCGGGGTCATCTGCGCCGCGGTCGAGTATCACGGCGGCACGCAGGCTCAGGCATTTGCAGCGATTCAGGAAAAGATCGCGGACAACACGCGTTCGGTCCTGGAACAGGCGCATGACCAGCACGTGTTGCCCCGAACCGCCGCCGTGGACCTTGCCCGCACGCGGGTCAAGGAAGCGATGGGTTATCGCCGGCGCGGCTCGTCCCGGAGCTGA